The genomic interval GTGGGACGATATGATCGTTTTCATGATAACACAAAAGTTAGATTCGGAGTCGGTTAAAGCTTGGGAGAATAAACTAGGTTCGTCAAAGGTACCACCATCGTGGCCGGATCTTAACGAATTTCTGATTACTCGTCTCTTTACCCTTAAGGCTTATGAGAAATCTCGAGTAGGAAAAGGTGGTTGGAAGCCTTAAAAGGCTACAGCCAAAGCTCATTTCCAAGGAAAATCAGGTGACTCTTCCTCTTTCAAAGTCTCGAATTGTCCTATTTGTAATCAGAAACATTATATTGCAAAGTGTCCTAAGTATGTAGATGAGACTGTTGCTCAGAAACTAGCACTAGTAGCCAAGCATAAATTATGCTATAATTGTTTAGGAAAGCATAGAGTAGCCAACTGTAAGGTGACAAAACGTTGTAGGACGTGTGATCGGAAGCAACACACAACAATACACAGAGCGGATACTTATTCATCAGCAAAAGAAGCGAAATTAGAATCAACAACACAATCGAATCCTGTCGTCACAGGACAGGACACAGCTAAGGTCTTACAttcaaatatagataaaacgTTGACTGCGTCATGTGTATTGTTGCCAACTGCGCAAGTGTGGATAATTTCCGAAAAGGGTGAAGTTAGGAAGACTCGAGCTCTGCTTGATCAAGGATCGGAGATTTCGTTGATCTCCGAGCGTGTTGTGCAGCAACTTAAGTTACCTCGTACTCGTGCGTCACTCATGCTAACATAAATAGATGAACAGAAATCTAATACAACTAAAGGACTTACATCGTTTAAAATGAATTCGCTTTTCGGACCTGAACTAAATTTAACTGTTTCTGCTTATATTCTGCCTAAACTTACTACTTCTATTCCATCGATTAAATTACAACCCGGTTCGTGGCCTCATTTGGAGGGAATTCGACTAGCCGATCCCGATTTCTTAAAGCCCGGTTCGATTGATTTGATAATAGGCGCGGACATTTATGGTTCTTTACTCGAAAGTAAACTAATAAAAGGTAATGTTGGAACGCCAGTAGCGCAAGCTACCAAGTTGGGCTGGGTAATTTCGGGACCAACTACGCTTGAAACTTCTTTAGTTAATAGACAAAGCTATCACGTGTCGATTAGCCAAGaactttacaatttaatttataaattctggGAATTAGAGGAAGTTCCTTCGTCGAAAATTCCAATACTTTCTAAAGAAGAACAGGATTGCGAGGATCACTTCCTTTCTACGCATAAGAGAGACGAAACTGGGAGATACATTATTAGACTTCATTTCAAATCAAATCCGTCTAAACTTGGCAACTCAAAAGATAAGGCTTTGCGAATAATCAGGAGTTTGGCTGGCAGATTCAAGacaaattctaattattttaatctttactCGGATTTTATGGTAGAGTACAGAAACTTAGGTCACATGCAGATAGTGCCTTCATCGGAATCGGAGCCCTCTCCTACTATCTCCCTCACCATGGCGTATTACGAGAACAGAGTCTGACCACTAAGTTGAGAGTTGTGTTTAACGGGTCGAGTCTAGCAACTACGGGCGTGTCACTCAACGATTTATTGCACACAGGTGCTAAGTTGCAAATTGATTTGTTCGACGTACTCCTCTGGTTCCGCCTCTTTCTTTATGTTTTCATAGCTGacattgaaaaaatgtttagacAAATAAAGGTAGACCCGTCGGATTGGGACTATCAGAGGATCTTTTGGTTAGATTCATTGTCACAAATCACAACTTTTGCGCTCACAACTGTTACTTATGGTCAGGTTTGCTCACCCTTCTTAGCCATACGTGCTCTCGTACAGTTGATAAAGGATGAGGGACATCGATATCCTTTAGCTATTCCAATCATGGAAAAAGGTAGATACGTAGACGAATTTCATGGCG from Temnothorax longispinosus isolate EJ_2023e unplaced genomic scaffold, Tlon_JGU_v1 HiC_scaffold_632, whole genome shotgun sequence carries:
- the LOC139824882 gene encoding uncharacterized protein, with the protein product MNSLFGPELNLTVSAYILPKLTTSIPSIKLQPGSWPHLEGIRLADPDFLKPGSIDLIIGADIYGSLLESKLIKGNVGTPVAQATKLGWVISGPTTLETSLVNRQSYHVSISQELYNLIYKFWELEEVPSSKIPILSKEEQDCEDHFLSTHKRDETGRYIIRLHFKSNPSKLGNSKDKALRIIRSLAGRFKTNSNYFNLYSDFMVEYRNLGHMQIVPSSESEPSPTISLTMAYYENRV